Proteins from a genomic interval of Ferrovibrio terrae:
- a CDS encoding arsenate reductase ArsC encodes MPDQDAKLFNVLFLCTGNSARSILAEALMDQLGNGLFKGYSAGSFPKGDVHPMALDLLRKSGHDVSGLRSKSWDEFSAPGAPQMDFVFTVCDNAASEVCPIWPGKPMTAHWGLPDPAAVVENEVEQRLAFADTYKMLTNRIRAFTSLPLKALDELTLQTRLRAIGKNQSAAS; translated from the coding sequence ATGCCCGACCAAGACGCAAAACTGTTTAATGTCCTTTTCCTCTGCACCGGCAATTCCGCACGCAGCATTCTGGCCGAAGCGTTGATGGATCAACTCGGTAATGGCCTGTTCAAGGGTTACAGCGCCGGCAGTTTCCCCAAGGGCGACGTGCATCCCATGGCGCTCGACCTGCTGCGCAAGAGCGGCCATGACGTGAGCGGCCTGCGCTCGAAATCCTGGGACGAGTTTTCCGCGCCCGGTGCACCGCAGATGGATTTCGTCTTCACCGTCTGCGACAACGCCGCCAGCGAGGTCTGCCCGATCTGGCCCGGCAAACCGATGACCGCGCATTGGGGCCTGCCCGATCCGGCAGCGGTGGTTGAGAACGAGGTCGAGCAGCGGCTGGCCTTCGCCGACACATACAAAATGCTAACCAACCGCATCCGCGCCTTCACCAGCCTGCCGCTGAAGGCGCTGGATGAACTGACGCTGCAAACCCGCCTGCGCGCCATCGGCAAAAACCAGTCGGCGGCCTCGTGA
- the arsB gene encoding ACR3 family arsenite efflux transporter produces the protein MNLFERYLTLWVALCILAGIALGHWLPGAFHAIARLEIAQVNLPVAVLVWLMIIPMLLKIDFGALGDVKQHWRGIGVTLFINWAVKPFSMALLGWLFIGWLFRPWLPADQIDSYIAGLILLAAAPCTAMVFVWSNLVDGEPHFTLSQVALNDAIMVVAFAPIVGLLLGMSSISIPWETLLLSVGLYIVIPVIIAQIWRRVLLANGSLEQMQRKLGPVSLVALLVTLVLLFGFQGEQIVSHPLVIALLAVPILIQVYFNSGLAYWLNRQCGVAHCVAGPSALIGASNFFELAVAAAISIFGLQSGAALATVVGVLIEVPVMLTVVHIVNASRGWYERARR, from the coding sequence ATGAACCTGTTTGAGCGTTACCTCACGCTCTGGGTCGCGCTGTGCATCCTCGCCGGCATTGCGCTTGGCCACTGGCTGCCCGGCGCGTTCCACGCCATCGCCAGACTGGAAATCGCGCAGGTCAACCTGCCCGTTGCCGTGCTGGTCTGGCTGATGATCATTCCCATGCTGCTGAAGATCGACTTCGGCGCATTGGGCGACGTGAAACAGCACTGGCGCGGCATCGGCGTGACGCTGTTCATCAACTGGGCGGTGAAGCCTTTCTCGATGGCGCTGCTGGGCTGGCTGTTCATCGGCTGGCTGTTCCGGCCCTGGCTGCCGGCCGACCAGATCGACAGCTACATCGCCGGCCTGATCCTGCTCGCCGCGGCGCCCTGCACCGCCATGGTGTTCGTCTGGAGTAACCTGGTGGATGGCGAGCCGCATTTCACGCTCAGCCAGGTGGCGCTGAACGATGCGATCATGGTGGTGGCTTTCGCGCCCATCGTCGGGCTGCTGCTCGGCATGTCCTCGATCAGCATTCCGTGGGAAACCCTGCTGCTCTCGGTCGGCCTCTATATCGTGATCCCGGTGATCATCGCGCAAATCTGGCGGCGCGTGCTGCTGGCGAATGGATCGCTGGAGCAGATGCAGCGAAAGCTGGGCCCGGTTTCGCTGGTCGCGCTTCTCGTGACGCTGGTGCTGCTGTTTGGCTTCCAGGGCGAGCAGATCGTCAGCCATCCGCTGGTGATCGCGCTGCTGGCGGTGCCGATCCTGATCCAGGTCTATTTCAATTCCGGTCTGGCCTACTGGCTGAACCGGCAATGCGGCGTGGCGCACTGTGTCGCCGGGCCTTCGGCGCTGATCGGCGCCAGCAACTTCTTCGAACTGGCCGTCGCTGCCGCTATCAGCATTTTCGGGCTGCAGTCCGGCGCGGCGCTCGCCACCGTGGTCGGCGTGCTGATCGAGGTGCCCGTGATGCTGACGGTGGTTCACATCGTCAATGCCAGCCGCGGCTGGTACGAGCGCGCGCGGAGGTGA
- a CDS encoding aromatic ring-hydroxylating oxygenase subunit alpha: MQPALQREWLGRVRDHMVSRTTDMAETVTRIDIARYTDPQRLSDEQALLRRTPVFVSFSSKLTKPGDFVTHDLLGLPILVLRDMDGTLRAFLNVCRHRGAKLVWDKGGCGKRAFTCPYHAWSYDLRGTLRGIPHEAGFAGLDKTQHNLVRLAVTEAFGLVFVLPDQSQPDYDFSGFFAGIRDDLEGFGLGSSILHDEREIGLNCNWKVVVEGGLETYHVQHAHKRTIAPMFADNVAVADRLDPHMRLYFTKRNAAELLGEDAQGTIRDYGNPLYYIFPNLIILVQPDHATVLAVLPKGTDNCIVHGGALVPPATERGDATGTPKADAHWDRNVKIFWDALDEDFQMGQAIQAGFRSGANSHITFGRFEQGCAWFHDSLDRRLQPARQTNGT, from the coding sequence ATGCAGCCTGCTTTGCAGCGGGAATGGCTCGGTCGCGTGCGCGATCACATGGTGTCGCGCACGACGGATATGGCCGAGACAGTGACGCGTATCGACATCGCGCGCTACACCGACCCGCAGCGGCTCAGCGATGAGCAGGCGCTGCTGCGCCGCACGCCGGTTTTCGTCAGCTTCTCGTCGAAGCTCACCAAGCCCGGCGATTTTGTCACGCATGACCTGCTCGGCCTGCCGATCCTGGTGTTGCGCGACATGGACGGAACCCTGCGCGCCTTCCTCAATGTCTGCCGCCATCGCGGCGCCAAGCTGGTCTGGGACAAGGGCGGCTGCGGCAAACGCGCCTTCACCTGTCCCTATCACGCCTGGAGCTATGACCTGCGTGGCACGTTGCGCGGCATTCCGCATGAGGCGGGTTTCGCAGGATTGGACAAGACACAGCACAATCTGGTGCGGCTGGCCGTCACCGAAGCCTTCGGCCTTGTCTTCGTGCTGCCTGATCAGTCGCAGCCGGACTACGATTTCTCAGGCTTCTTCGCCGGCATCCGCGACGATCTCGAAGGCTTTGGCCTCGGTAGTTCCATTTTGCATGACGAGCGCGAGATCGGGCTCAACTGCAACTGGAAAGTCGTGGTCGAGGGCGGGCTGGAAACCTATCATGTGCAGCATGCGCACAAGCGTACCATCGCGCCGATGTTCGCCGACAACGTGGCGGTGGCCGACCGGCTCGATCCGCATATGCGGCTCTACTTCACCAAGCGTAATGCGGCTGAACTGCTCGGCGAAGACGCACAGGGCACCATCCGCGACTACGGCAATCCGCTCTATTACATCTTCCCCAACCTGATCATCCTGGTGCAGCCCGATCATGCCACCGTGCTGGCGGTGCTGCCCAAAGGCACGGATAACTGCATCGTGCATGGCGGCGCGCTGGTGCCGCCGGCCACGGAGAGGGGCGATGCGACCGGCACGCCCAAGGCCGACGCGCACTGGGACCGCAACGTGAAGATCTTCTGGGATGCGCTGGATGAGGATTTCCAGATGGGACAGGCGATCCAGGCCGGCTTCCGCTCCGGCGCCAACAGTCACATCACCTTCGGCCGTTTCGAGCAGGGCTGCGCCTGGTTTCATGACAGCCTTGACCGCCGGCTTCAGCCTGCGCGGCAGACGAACGGTACTTGA
- a CDS encoding NAD(P)H-binding protein: MNILIFGATGMVGQAVLRECLLDPGVTRVVALGRSPARETPMGRLPEAAKLDDLIHTDMYDYSAIAERLSGFDACFFCLGVSSAGMSEAAYTRVTHDLTLAAATALAQRNPQMVFTYVSGRSTDSSERGPIMWARVKGRTENALLKLPFKAAYMFRPGVIEPLDGIKPKSKVYRAAYVLLMPYLSLVKFLWPQAALTTTRQVGKAMIAVARTRVSKQILEVADINAL; encoded by the coding sequence ATGAACATCCTGATCTTCGGCGCCACCGGCATGGTCGGCCAGGCGGTGCTGCGCGAATGCCTGCTCGATCCCGGCGTGACCCGCGTGGTCGCTCTCGGCCGCAGCCCGGCGCGCGAGACGCCCATGGGCCGTCTCCCTGAAGCCGCCAAGCTGGACGACCTGATCCATACCGACATGTACGACTACAGCGCCATCGCCGAGCGGCTGTCGGGTTTCGATGCCTGCTTCTTCTGTCTCGGCGTGTCGTCGGCCGGGATGAGCGAGGCAGCCTACACGCGCGTGACGCATGACCTGACGCTGGCGGCTGCAACCGCGCTGGCGCAGCGCAATCCGCAGATGGTCTTCACATACGTTTCCGGCCGCAGCACCGACAGCAGCGAGCGCGGGCCGATCATGTGGGCCCGCGTGAAGGGGCGCACCGAGAATGCACTGCTGAAACTGCCGTTCAAGGCGGCCTATATGTTCCGCCCCGGCGTGATCGAGCCGCTGGATGGCATCAAGCCGAAAAGCAAAGTCTACCGCGCGGCGTATGTCCTGCTGATGCCGTATCTGTCACTGGTGAAGTTCCTGTGGCCGCAGGCCGCGCTCACCACCACGCGGCAGGTCGGCAAGGCGATGATCGCGGTGGCGCGCACGCGCGTGTCCAAGCAGATTCTGGAAGTGGCAGATATCAACGCGCTGTAA
- a CDS encoding acylphosphatase: MSKLSRRYFVTGRVQGVGYRYWATTRAKALNLVGWVRNRRDGRVEILAYGEKSDLDSLGQDLHAGPEAAQVDAVEEGPVTPEEAELAAGATKFSQTPTL, from the coding sequence ATGAGCAAGCTGTCACGCCGCTATTTCGTCACGGGCCGGGTGCAGGGGGTGGGCTACCGTTACTGGGCCACCACCCGGGCCAAGGCCCTCAACCTGGTCGGCTGGGTGCGCAACCGGCGCGATGGCCGGGTGGAAATACTGGCCTATGGCGAGAAGAGCGATCTCGACAGCCTGGGCCAGGACCTGCATGCCGGCCCGGAAGCCGCCCAGGTCGATGCGGTCGAAGAGGGACCGGTGACACCGGAAGAGGCGGAGCTCGCCGCCGGCGCCACCAAGTTCTCGCAGACGCCGACGCTATAG
- a CDS encoding TetR/AcrR family transcriptional regulator gives MTTQPARPRLRVSAAELLPPDLPASARGSETRDRILKAAAKVLIAGDGQCEIADVARAAGVSAGLSYHYFTSKAGLIAAVVEAFYDRMEAAVMEPNPKPGAGWGERERLRLERMVDFYYGEPLAPLILTRLSRTPDVAAVEAARLARHIDLAARNVELAQQKGEIPTDLDAHLLGAMILGGLRQAIGQVLGMTKRPTRDKITDQLWSFIAGTAQLKPVKKKAAR, from the coding sequence ATGACCACTCAGCCAGCCAGACCGCGCCTGCGCGTCTCCGCCGCCGAACTGCTGCCGCCCGATCTGCCGGCTTCGGCGCGCGGCAGCGAAACACGTGACCGTATCCTGAAGGCGGCCGCCAAGGTCCTGATCGCCGGCGATGGGCAATGCGAGATCGCCGATGTGGCGCGCGCCGCCGGCGTGTCGGCCGGCCTGAGCTATCACTATTTCACCTCCAAGGCCGGGCTGATCGCCGCCGTGGTCGAGGCTTTCTACGACCGCATGGAAGCCGCGGTCATGGAGCCGAACCCGAAACCCGGTGCGGGCTGGGGCGAGCGCGAACGGCTGCGGCTCGAGCGCATGGTCGATTTTTACTATGGCGAACCTCTCGCGCCGCTGATCCTGACGCGCCTGAGCCGCACGCCGGATGTGGCGGCCGTGGAAGCCGCCCGGCTGGCGCGGCATATCGATCTCGCCGCACGCAATGTCGAACTGGCGCAGCAGAAGGGCGAGATTCCCACCGACCTCGATGCGCATCTGTTGGGTGCGATGATCCTGGGCGGTTTGCGCCAGGCGATTGGCCAGGTGCTCGGCATGACCAAGCGTCCCACGCGTGACAAAATCACCGACCAGCTCTGGTCCTTCATCGCCGGTACAGCCCAGTTGAAACCTGTGAAAAAGAAGGCGGCGCGCTGA
- a CDS encoding M81 family metallopeptidase, whose amino-acid sequence MTRRKRLAVARLWHEGNSFTPLPTTLPDFERREWFEGSEGLARYRGTGTELGAVVAFADMHPDWEVTVLRCASAPPGGPVEDALYERIVADMLRGLEGQHWDAVYLSLHGALVVESEPQADLMLLRRVRAVIGDAVPLGVSFDLHANISTELPRLIDFGSGYKTHPHIDMDQTAARVLAELARLVNGGAKLSGTVKKLPVLLHSFNMRTAAGPMADTVSDAKAATTGSVKDITVFGGFVWGDSPDAGASILSWAETETAAKAAADDIAQKLFARREEFRTSLPTPAQGLQAALQKPGLVCVVEPSDNPLSGGIGDTTGLLRALLDMKIDGEAVFAFLYDPDLVQAATTAGIGKTITAKLGGRIAPHFGAPVEARAEVVALTDGRFVNEGPFETGMAVDLGETAVLKTGNVKVIVTSSSQAGIDPAYFRLHGIDLAKIRLIAAKAKNHFRAAFVERAAIIVDVDTPGPAALDLSVLPFRYLPAGMET is encoded by the coding sequence ATGACCCGGAGAAAACGTCTCGCCGTTGCCCGCCTCTGGCATGAGGGCAACAGCTTCACCCCGTTGCCGACGACACTGCCCGATTTCGAGCGCCGTGAATGGTTCGAGGGCAGCGAGGGCCTGGCGCGCTATCGCGGTACGGGCACCGAGCTGGGCGCGGTCGTCGCCTTTGCCGATATGCATCCGGACTGGGAGGTCACTGTGCTGCGCTGCGCCTCGGCGCCGCCGGGCGGGCCGGTGGAGGACGCGCTGTATGAACGCATCGTCGCCGACATGCTGCGCGGTCTCGAGGGCCAACACTGGGATGCTGTCTATCTGTCGCTGCATGGCGCGCTGGTGGTGGAGAGTGAGCCGCAGGCGGACCTGATGCTGCTGCGCCGGGTGCGCGCGGTGATCGGCGACGCGGTTCCGCTGGGCGTCAGTTTCGACCTGCATGCCAACATCTCGACCGAACTGCCACGACTGATCGATTTTGGCTCCGGCTACAAGACGCATCCGCATATCGACATGGACCAGACGGCGGCGCGCGTTCTGGCCGAGCTGGCACGGTTGGTGAACGGTGGCGCGAAACTGTCGGGCACGGTGAAAAAGCTGCCGGTGCTGCTGCACAGTTTCAACATGCGCACCGCCGCCGGCCCGATGGCGGATACCGTCAGCGATGCGAAGGCGGCGACCACGGGCAGCGTGAAGGACATCACTGTGTTCGGCGGTTTCGTCTGGGGCGACAGTCCCGATGCCGGCGCCAGCATTCTGAGCTGGGCCGAGACAGAGACGGCCGCGAAAGCTGCCGCTGATGATATCGCGCAGAAGCTGTTTGCGCGGCGCGAAGAATTCCGCACCTCGCTGCCGACGCCGGCGCAAGGTCTGCAGGCCGCGCTGCAGAAACCCGGCCTTGTCTGCGTGGTCGAGCCGAGCGACAATCCGCTGTCGGGCGGTATCGGTGACACCACCGGATTGCTGCGCGCCCTGCTCGATATGAAGATCGATGGCGAGGCGGTCTTCGCCTTCCTCTACGATCCCGATCTGGTGCAGGCCGCGACGACGGCCGGCATCGGCAAAACGATCACGGCCAAACTTGGCGGTCGCATCGCGCCGCATTTCGGCGCGCCAGTGGAGGCGAGGGCCGAGGTCGTGGCGCTGACCGATGGCCGTTTTGTCAATGAAGGTCCGTTCGAGACCGGCATGGCGGTCGATCTGGGCGAGACGGCAGTGCTCAAGACCGGCAACGTCAAGGTGATCGTCACCTCCAGCAGTCAGGCCGGCATAGATCCGGCCTATTTCCGGCTGCATGGCATCGACCTGGCGAAAATACGTCTGATCGCCGCCAAGGCGAAGAACCATTTCCGCGCCGCCTTCGTCGAGCGTGCCGCGATCATCGTCGATGTCGACACACCCGGCCCGGCGGCGCTCGATCTCTCGGTGCTGCCGTTCCGGTATCTGCCGGCGGGCATGGAGACGTAG
- a CDS encoding methyl-accepting chemotaxis protein, whose product MRWRVGTKIISIGVIVLIAFVVITGFYAAMSRQVDILMEADQQATTLVEHTAKMRSAFLSARLSERNFDANPDARLADTTKQFVAEARSEVDMMTGMAKQDELKRDLIEAQAALDVYQQRFESYRQLWERLGYNESSGLQGSLRAAVHAIETSLKDANDHRLLSLMLTLRRHEKDFILRRNPSYLERFTQVSNQFRAALEQAGMAAQLPLLDTYQRDFSALVQGTLSVRNGNEALEAAANVLLPRVDMLFAHNLQEMNRAKQAAADKRSQAGLGATIGLLVVAVFSLAVAFVIGRSIGRPLAQMTGLMTALAAGDHSQSVPDLKRSDEVADMARALGVFKQNAIEKAQADAAEKARLEDEQREAAAARERDARISQQIAEFCTAIGGGALDRRVETAGLDGVFRDLAQQMNGLAGMLQEMAGELAGVMGAMADGDLSKRVAGQYGGVFGELTSSSNRMSEILRDFAGRLSDSARATKLASAEISSGSQDLAQRTESQAASIEETAASMHEITTTVKQNADNAQAASQLATAARNTADKGGEITQQAVHAVTRIEESARRISDIVGLIDEIAFQTNLLALNASVEAARAGEAGKGFAVVAQEVRALAQRSADASRDIKGLITESNTQVKTGATLVNQTGASLVEIVGAIKKVSDIVAEIAAASREQASGLEQINTAVAQMDEMTQRNGALVEETSASAQQLANQSADLAELVAFFRA is encoded by the coding sequence ATGCGCTGGCGGGTCGGAACCAAAATCATCAGCATCGGCGTGATCGTGTTGATCGCTTTCGTGGTCATCACCGGCTTCTATGCGGCGATGAGCCGGCAGGTCGACATCCTGATGGAGGCGGACCAGCAGGCCACCACCCTGGTCGAACACACCGCCAAGATGCGCAGCGCCTTCCTGAGCGCCCGGTTGAGCGAGCGCAATTTCGACGCCAATCCCGATGCCAGACTGGCCGACACCACCAAGCAGTTCGTGGCCGAGGCGCGCAGCGAAGTCGACATGATGACCGGCATGGCGAAGCAGGACGAACTGAAGCGCGATCTGATCGAGGCCCAGGCCGCGCTGGACGTCTATCAGCAGCGTTTCGAATCCTACCGCCAGCTTTGGGAAAGGCTGGGCTACAACGAGAGCAGCGGCCTGCAGGGTTCGCTGCGCGCTGCGGTGCATGCGATCGAAACCTCGCTGAAGGATGCCAACGATCATCGCCTGCTGTCGCTGATGCTGACGCTGCGCCGGCATGAAAAGGATTTCATCCTGCGCCGCAATCCCAGCTATCTGGAGCGTTTCACGCAAGTCAGCAACCAGTTCCGCGCCGCGCTGGAACAGGCCGGCATGGCGGCGCAGCTGCCGCTGCTGGATACCTATCAGCGTGATTTCAGCGCACTGGTGCAGGGCACGCTGTCAGTCCGCAACGGGAATGAGGCGCTGGAAGCCGCCGCCAATGTGCTGCTGCCCCGCGTGGATATGCTCTTCGCCCATAATCTGCAGGAAATGAATCGCGCCAAGCAGGCGGCCGCCGACAAACGCAGCCAGGCGGGCCTGGGCGCCACCATCGGCCTGCTGGTGGTGGCGGTGTTCAGCCTGGCCGTGGCCTTCGTGATCGGCCGCAGCATCGGGCGACCGCTGGCACAAATGACCGGGCTGATGACAGCATTGGCCGCCGGAGATCACAGCCAGTCGGTGCCAGATCTGAAACGCTCCGACGAGGTGGCCGACATGGCGCGCGCGCTGGGCGTGTTCAAGCAGAATGCCATCGAGAAGGCACAGGCCGATGCCGCCGAGAAGGCGCGGCTGGAAGACGAGCAGCGCGAGGCCGCCGCAGCCCGCGAGCGCGATGCGCGCATCAGCCAGCAGATCGCCGAATTCTGCACCGCGATCGGCGGCGGGGCACTGGATCGCCGTGTGGAAACTGCCGGCCTGGACGGCGTGTTCCGCGACCTGGCGCAGCAGATGAACGGCCTGGCCGGTATGCTGCAGGAGATGGCCGGCGAACTGGCCGGCGTGATGGGCGCCATGGCCGATGGCGACCTGAGCAAACGCGTGGCCGGCCAGTATGGCGGCGTCTTCGGCGAACTGACGAGCAGTTCCAACCGGATGAGCGAAATCCTGCGCGACTTCGCCGGACGACTGAGCGACAGCGCGCGTGCGACCAAGCTAGCCTCGGCGGAAATCTCTTCGGGCAGCCAGGACCTGGCGCAGCGCACCGAAAGCCAGGCGGCAAGCATCGAGGAGACCGCCGCCTCGATGCATGAAATTACCACCACGGTGAAGCAGAATGCCGACAACGCCCAGGCGGCCAGCCAGCTGGCGACGGCGGCGCGCAACACCGCCGACAAGGGTGGCGAGATCACCCAGCAGGCGGTGCACGCCGTGACCCGGATCGAGGAAAGCGCGCGACGTATTTCCGACATTGTCGGCCTGATCGACGAGATCGCGTTCCAGACCAACCTGCTGGCGCTCAATGCCTCGGTGGAAGCCGCCCGTGCCGGCGAGGCCGGCAAGGGCTTCGCCGTCGTGGCACAGGAAGTGCGCGCACTGGCCCAGCGCTCGGCCGATGCCAGCCGCGACATCAAGGGGCTGATCACGGAATCGAATACACAGGTGAAGACCGGCGCCACGCTGGTCAATCAGACCGGTGCATCGCTGGTCGAGATCGTTGGCGCCATCAAGAAGGTGTCGGATATCGTGGCCGAAATCGCCGCTGCCAGCCGCGAGCAGGCCAGCGGCCTGGAGCAGATCAATACCGCCGTGGCGCAGATGGACGAGATGACCCAGCGCAACGGTGCACTGGTGGAGGAGACCTCGGCCTCGGCGCAGCAACTGGCGAACCAGTCGGCCGACCTCGCCGAACTGGTCGCCTTCTTCAGGGCATGA
- a CDS encoding ArsR/SmtB family transcription factor gives MISDQDAVRSFAALAQDTRLAIYRQLVEAGPSGLSAGALAEALAVPAPTLSFHLAQLRGAGLITQQRSSRSLIYAVDITRMNGVIAFLSDRCCSGRPELCLPTSAIRTKTDARPRRKTV, from the coding sequence ATGATTTCCGATCAGGATGCCGTGCGGAGTTTCGCGGCGCTGGCGCAGGATACGCGCCTTGCGATCTACCGGCAGCTGGTGGAAGCCGGACCGTCGGGCCTGTCGGCCGGCGCACTGGCCGAGGCGCTCGCTGTGCCCGCTCCTACGCTTTCCTTCCATCTGGCGCAGTTGCGCGGCGCGGGGCTTATCACGCAGCAGCGCAGCAGCCGGTCGCTGATCTATGCCGTCGATATCACACGAATGAACGGCGTGATCGCCTTTCTCTCCGACCGCTGCTGCAGCGGACGCCCCGAACTCTGCCTGCCCACCTCTGCCATACGGACCAAAACCGATGCCCGACCAAGACGCAAAACTGTTTAA
- a CDS encoding YgaP family membrane protein, which produces MQSNVGDFDRILRIVAGILLLTFAAIYQGEERWFGLIGVVPLLTGLFRFCPAYTLLGIATCRR; this is translated from the coding sequence ATGCAAAGCAATGTCGGTGACTTCGACCGCATCCTGCGCATCGTGGCAGGCATACTCCTGCTCACTTTCGCCGCCATCTATCAGGGCGAGGAGCGCTGGTTCGGCCTGATCGGTGTGGTGCCGCTGCTCACCGGCCTGTTCCGTTTCTGCCCGGCCTATACGCTGCTCGGCATCGCGACCTGCCGACGCTGA
- a CDS encoding YciI family protein has translation MRVMVIVKATKDSEAGLPPSSELLEEMGKFNEQLVNAGIMKSGDGLKPSSQGKRIAFDGASRTVYDGPFAETKELIAGYWLWEVKDMDEAVAWAKRCPNPMPGPSELEIRPFYEMEDFAAAITPEAQATFDRVQHKLDKA, from the coding sequence ATGCGCGTGATGGTGATCGTGAAGGCAACCAAGGACAGTGAAGCCGGCCTGCCGCCGTCCAGTGAACTGCTGGAAGAGATGGGCAAGTTCAACGAGCAGCTGGTCAATGCCGGCATCATGAAGTCGGGCGACGGCCTGAAGCCCTCGTCGCAGGGCAAGCGCATCGCTTTCGATGGTGCCAGCCGCACGGTCTATGACGGGCCGTTCGCCGAGACCAAGGAGCTGATCGCCGGCTACTGGCTCTGGGAGGTCAAGGATATGGACGAGGCGGTGGCCTGGGCCAAGCGCTGCCCCAACCCGATGCCGGGCCCGAGCGAACTGGAAATCCGTCCCTTCTACGAGATGGAGGATTTCGCCGCGGCGATCACGCCGGAAGCACAGGCCACTTTCGACCGCGTCCAGCACAAGCTGGACAAGGCTTGA
- a CDS encoding Bug family tripartite tricarboxylate transporter substrate binding protein — protein sequence MTFTRTLFSAAAAATLLLSSAVFAQAYPTKPVKVVVPFPAGGTTDILARHVSQKLSERLGQQFVVDNRAGAGGNIGTEYTAKSEPDGYTIMMGTIGTHSINISLYNKLGYDPVKDFAPLSLIAMVANVLVVHPSVPAKNVQEFIALAKSQPGKLNFGTPGNGTSGHLSAELFKTMTSTDLVHVPYRGSGPMLTDLLGGNVQFTFDNLPSALPHIRSGALRALGVTTPKRWPSTPDIPTIAEQGLPDYSATAWFAMYAPIKTPAPIVAKLNQEIDAILKSPEMKAQFDQQGAEPVGGSPQVLADLMKTEIEKWAKAVKASGARID from the coding sequence ATGACCTTTACCCGGACGCTTTTCTCCGCTGCCGCTGCCGCCACTTTGCTGCTCTCCTCGGCAGTTTTCGCACAGGCCTATCCGACCAAGCCGGTGAAGGTGGTTGTGCCCTTCCCCGCCGGCGGCACCACCGACATCCTGGCCCGCCATGTGTCGCAGAAACTGAGCGAGCGGCTGGGCCAGCAGTTCGTGGTCGACAATCGCGCCGGCGCCGGCGGCAATATCGGCACGGAATACACCGCGAAGTCCGAGCCCGACGGCTACACGATCATGATGGGCACCATCGGCACCCATTCGATCAACATCAGCCTGTACAACAAGCTGGGCTATGACCCGGTGAAGGATTTCGCGCCGCTGTCGCTGATCGCCATGGTGGCGAACGTGCTGGTCGTGCATCCGAGCGTTCCGGCCAAGAACGTGCAGGAGTTCATCGCGCTGGCCAAATCGCAGCCGGGCAAGCTGAATTTCGGCACGCCGGGCAACGGCACCTCGGGCCATCTCTCGGCCGAACTGTTCAAGACCATGACCAGCACTGACCTGGTGCATGTGCCCTATCGCGGTTCGGGCCCGATGCTGACCGACCTGCTGGGCGGCAACGTGCAATTCACCTTCGACAACCTGCCATCTGCCCTGCCGCATATCCGCTCGGGCGCGCTGCGGGCGCTCGGCGTCACCACGCCGAAGCGCTGGCCGTCGACGCCGGATATCCCGACGATTGCCGAGCAGGGCCTGCCGGACTACAGCGCCACCGCCTGGTTCGCCATGTATGCACCGATCAAGACGCCGGCGCCGATCGTCGCCAAGCTGAACCAGGAAATCGACGCGATCCTGAAGTCGCCGGAGATGAAGGCGCAGTTCGACCAGCAGGGCGCCGAGCCCGTCGGCGGTTCGCCGCAGGTGCTGGCCGACCTGATGAAGACCGAGATCGAGAAATGGGCCAAGGCCGTGAAGGCCTCGGGCGCCAGGATCGATTAA